One window from the genome of Ancylothrix sp. D3o encodes:
- a CDS encoding DUF3769 domain-containing protein — MPYPVMPPEPPAQVKISEYNPNPAAAPATPAATGIFIPSPPETLQNSQLPALQKTTAANLKPSEEITLEWTKPAFALPSLPPATANFEPITTDFKSSYSPSSPPSSTTLETKIAATDATFTQPIVPIPVAQITPTGPYKKTVPTQTKLPLGYQDVVELTADRQEYDVERQLVTAEGNVIMRVRGSILDADRAIINLQTRTAIATGNVAFRRGQQILRGNRFEYDFIANTGTVGGASGELYTVTSGSDFTPSLPTDVTPGVFLERPLSDRILANQPLENVAEVPGGITTVIGSGEGQTAGQTGQLRRLRYQAEKLDFTPEGGIATNIRITNDPFSPPELEIRANTARFRRVSPLIDEIVADNPRLVFDQGFSLPVFPNRLTIDRRERRPSLISFGYDEPDRGGLYAEANFTIFSQPGFRFTLTPQYYIQRSISQGFNDPLSIFGLKARLDATLGPRTTLRGSAIFTSLNLNEIDTNLRASLRLRQLVGTHTLTGEYSYRDRLFNGSLGYQTVQQTIGAILTSPAIPLGNTGINLSYQAAAQYINADTDRLDLLEPIRDNNRINLGRFQASAALSRGIRLWRGQGLPATPTEGLRYTPTPIVPYLQLVLGVRGVAGYYSNGENQSSLTGTVGIVGQIGNFSRDWLDYTGFNLSYSQIFPTGESPFLFDRVADVRVLGAGIVQQIYGPFRLGIQTAINLDTSQQISTDYILEYSRRTYGIILRYNPVRETGSVTLRISDFNWTGGPEPFSGIDDVRSVEGGVRRDYD; from the coding sequence ATGCCCTATCCGGTAATGCCGCCCGAACCGCCGGCACAGGTTAAAATTTCAGAATATAACCCTAACCCCGCCGCCGCACCGGCAACCCCAGCAGCGACGGGGATATTTATCCCATCTCCCCCCGAAACCCTCCAAAACAGTCAACTACCCGCACTCCAAAAAACCACCGCCGCCAACCTCAAACCTTCCGAAGAAATAACCCTCGAATGGACAAAACCGGCCTTTGCCCTTCCTTCATTGCCACCCGCAACAGCCAATTTTGAGCCAATAACAACAGATTTTAAATCCTCGTACTCCCCCTCATCCCCTCCCTCTTCAACCACCCTAGAAACTAAAATTGCTGCTACAGACGCAACATTTACCCAACCCATCGTCCCCATCCCTGTAGCGCAGATCACCCCAACCGGCCCCTATAAAAAGACCGTCCCCACCCAAACCAAACTACCCCTCGGATATCAAGACGTCGTAGAACTCACAGCAGACCGGCAAGAGTATGATGTCGAAAGACAACTCGTAACCGCCGAAGGCAACGTGATCATGCGCGTTCGCGGTTCCATACTCGACGCCGACCGCGCTATTATTAACCTGCAAACTCGAACCGCCATCGCCACCGGCAACGTCGCCTTTAGACGCGGCCAACAAATACTACGCGGAAACCGCTTTGAATACGACTTCATCGCCAACACCGGCACAGTTGGCGGCGCCAGCGGCGAACTCTACACCGTCACCAGCGGTAGCGACTTCACCCCCAGCCTCCCCACCGACGTCACCCCCGGAGTCTTCCTCGAAAGACCCCTAAGCGACCGCATCCTCGCTAACCAACCCCTCGAAAACGTCGCCGAAGTCCCCGGCGGTATCACCACCGTCATCGGTTCCGGGGAAGGCCAGACAGCCGGCCAAACCGGCCAACTCCGCCGCCTCCGCTACCAAGCCGAAAAACTCGACTTCACCCCCGAAGGCGGAATAGCTACAAACATCCGCATCACCAACGACCCCTTTTCACCCCCCGAACTCGAAATCAGAGCCAATACAGCCCGATTTCGCCGCGTAAGCCCATTAATTGATGAAATCGTAGCAGACAATCCCCGCCTAGTATTCGACCAAGGCTTTAGCTTGCCGGTGTTTCCCAACCGCCTCACCATTGACCGCCGCGAACGTAGACCTTCACTGATCAGCTTTGGTTACGACGAACCAGACAGAGGCGGACTCTACGCAGAAGCCAACTTCACCATCTTTTCTCAACCGGGGTTTCGCTTCACCCTTACGCCCCAATACTATATTCAACGCAGCATATCTCAAGGCTTCAACGACCCTCTTTCAATTTTTGGCTTAAAAGCCAGACTCGACGCCACCCTTGGCCCCCGCACCACCCTGAGAGGCTCAGCCATTTTTACCAGCCTCAACCTAAACGAAATAGACACAAATTTAAGGGCCAGTTTACGCCTGCGTCAACTCGTGGGAACCCATACCCTCACCGGAGAATACTCTTACCGCGACCGTTTATTTAACGGATCTCTGGGATATCAAACCGTCCAACAAACCATAGGGGCGATCTTAACTTCCCCCGCCATTCCGCTTGGAAACACCGGCATTAATCTCAGCTACCAAGCCGCTGCACAATATATTAATGCCGATACAGACCGCTTAGATTTACTTGAGCCAATTCGAGATAATAACCGTATCAACTTAGGCCGGTTTCAAGCAAGCGCCGCACTTTCTCGCGGTATTCGCCTTTGGAGAGGTCAAGGCTTACCCGCCACACCCACCGAAGGATTAAGATATACCCCCACACCAATCGTGCCTTATTTACAACTCGTCTTAGGTGTGCGCGGGGTGGCCGGTTATTATAGCAATGGCGAAAATCAATCTTCCCTGACAGGTACGGTGGGAATTGTTGGACAAATTGGCAATTTTTCGAGAGATTGGTTAGATTACACCGGCTTTAATTTAAGTTACTCGCAAATTTTCCCTACCGGCGAATCACCATTTTTGTTTGATAGGGTCGCCGATGTGCGCGTTTTGGGGGCCGGTATTGTTCAACAAATTTATGGGCCGTTTCGGCTGGGTATTCAAACGGCGATTAATTTAGATACCAGTCAACAAATTAGCACCGATTATATTTTAGAGTACAGCCGTCGTACTTATGGCATCATCTTGCGTTACAATCCAGTGCGGGAAACTGGGTCTGTTACCTTACGAATCAGTGATTTTAACTGGACGGGTGGCCCTGAACCTTTTTCTGGGATTGATGACGTCCGTTCGGTGGAAGGTGGTGTCCGCCGCGATTATGATTGA
- a CDS encoding phycobiliprotein lyase: MDIKEFFTQSTGKWFSQRTNHHLNPPHLEAGKTDLWIDTLPTSDPDVIKLCEQHKIDPSTASFGVRVKWDAKIGPNEIKQTGTTLLIPIPNPENPKTGQILQQSAGIGDYNLGNDQALTITLKNPSFSVEERIWFESPNLRLRTSTVNHSNGSSVASFCSEIRMGGAPAK; the protein is encoded by the coding sequence ATGGATATCAAAGAATTTTTTACTCAAAGCACCGGCAAATGGTTTTCCCAACGCACCAATCACCACCTTAACCCCCCCCACCTCGAAGCCGGTAAAACTGACCTTTGGATCGACACTCTCCCCACCTCAGATCCCGATGTCATCAAACTTTGTGAACAACATAAAATCGATCCTTCCACAGCATCTTTTGGCGTTCGTGTCAAGTGGGATGCCAAAATTGGCCCCAACGAAATCAAACAAACCGGCACCACTCTCCTCATCCCCATCCCCAACCCAGAAAACCCAAAAACCGGCCAAATTCTCCAACAAAGTGCCGGCATTGGCGACTACAATTTAGGCAATGATCAAGCCCTAACAATCACCCTCAAAAATCCCTCATTCTCCGTTGAAGAACGCATCTGGTTTGAAAGTCCAAACCTAAGACTGCGTACCAGTACAGTCAATCATAGCAACGGTTCTAGTGTCGCCTCCTTTTGTTCAGAAATACGCATGGGAGGCGCACCGGCAAAGTAA
- a CDS encoding HEAT repeat domain-containing protein, whose protein sequence is MSQVNLEQISAKLESENSADRMLALASLRHVTAQEAVPLIKKVLEDQSLQVRSMAVFALGIKQTDECYPILVRLLETDPDYGIRADAAGALGYLEDLRAFEPLVRAFYEDTDWLVRFSAAVALGNLKDKRAYDVLVQALDTDEMVLQQAAIAALGEIKAVEAVDKILRFAQSDDWLIRQRLAESLGNLPSEKSVSALKYMAKDSHPHVAEAAKISLQRLADAGF, encoded by the coding sequence ATGAGTCAAGTAAATTTAGAACAAATCTCAGCCAAATTAGAAAGCGAGAACTCGGCAGATCGGATGCTGGCGCTGGCTTCGTTGCGTCATGTGACAGCCCAAGAAGCAGTACCATTAATTAAAAAAGTTTTGGAAGATCAAAGTTTACAAGTGCGTTCAATGGCCGTATTTGCGCTGGGAATTAAGCAAACAGATGAATGTTATCCAATTTTAGTAAGGTTGTTAGAAACAGACCCCGATTATGGCATTCGAGCAGATGCTGCCGGTGCCTTGGGATATCTCGAAGATTTGCGAGCATTTGAGCCTTTAGTGCGAGCATTTTATGAGGATACAGATTGGTTAGTGCGTTTCAGTGCGGCGGTGGCGTTGGGCAATTTAAAAGATAAACGCGCTTATGATGTTTTGGTGCAGGCTTTAGATACCGATGAGATGGTTTTGCAACAAGCCGCCATAGCTGCTTTGGGTGAAATAAAAGCAGTGGAAGCTGTAGATAAAATTCTCCGTTTTGCTCAGTCGGATGATTGGTTAATTCGTCAGCGTTTGGCTGAATCTTTAGGAAATTTGCCTTCAGAAAAGAGCGTTTCTGCACTCAAATATATGGCAAAAGATAGTCATCCCCACGTTGCTGAAGCAGCAAAGATTTCTCTGCAACGTTTGGCTGATGCTGGGTTTTAG
- a CDS encoding TPMT family class I SAM-dependent methyltransferase, with protein sequence MVSEADNSVNSVEVASFWQQRYEEKRTGWDLGQPAPPFVSFLDSADSIPPGRVAVLGCGRGYDALLFATKQFQVIGFDFAPAAISEAQKLAAEKNVSVEFLQRDIFELEPAFLGSFDYVVEHTCFCAIPPSKRADYVQLVKSLLRPSGELIALFFTHSRQGGPPFGVSPAEIKSYFAKDFELISLQPVTNSIPARQDEEHFGRFRRR encoded by the coding sequence ATGGTTTCTGAGGCAGACAATTCAGTTAATTCTGTGGAAGTTGCTAGTTTTTGGCAACAGCGTTACGAGGAAAAAAGAACCGGTTGGGATCTTGGACAACCGGCCCCTCCTTTTGTAAGTTTTCTCGATTCTGCTGATAGCATCCCCCCCGGACGAGTGGCAGTTCTAGGCTGCGGCAGGGGTTATGATGCCCTTCTTTTTGCTACTAAGCAATTTCAGGTAATTGGCTTCGATTTTGCACCGGCAGCTATCTCTGAAGCGCAGAAATTGGCAGCCGAAAAAAATGTTTCTGTGGAATTTTTGCAACGCGATATTTTTGAATTAGAACCGGCTTTTTTAGGCAGTTTTGATTATGTGGTTGAGCATACTTGTTTTTGTGCTATTCCTCCATCAAAACGTGCAGATTATGTGCAGTTAGTCAAGAGTTTGTTACGTCCGTCTGGTGAATTGATAGCTTTATTTTTCACCCATTCTCGTCAAGGCGGCCCGCCTTTTGGAGTCAGCCCAGCGGAAATTAAAAGTTATTTTGCTAAGGATTTTGAATTGATTTCTTTACAACCTGTCACGAATTCCATACCGGCCCGTCAAGATGAAGAGCATTTTGGCCGGTTTCGGCGTCGGTGA
- a CDS encoding MFS transporter, with amino-acid sequence MTPSFPSAEPPATLPSEKLNLKTKLAFGAGDMGSAITANILIFYLSPFLTDVAGLTPSLAGLTQLVGKFWDAINDPIVGVMSDRTSTRWGRRYPWMIFGAIPFGLFFFLQWIVPSFNQWGLFWYYTIISILFNSFYTVVNVPYTALTPELTQDYNERTSLNSFRFLFSIGGSILSAIFAFFIFQKVADKGAAYLILGGVCTVLSVVPLYLCVWGTSARAKEVAQAHPEEDQPVSLPILEQVKIVLANRPFLYVVGIYLFSWLSVQLTAAIIPYFVVSYMRLPDSMVALVILAVQGTALGMLFVWSAISKRLGKKAVYFMGMGLWIIAQAGLYFLRPEQVVLMFVLAIMAGFGVSVAYLVPWSMLPDVIELDELQTGQRREGIFYSFIMFLQKICLGIAVNLVLQSLEWAGYIQPTKDVPVPVQPPAVLDAIRLSIGPVPTVALILGIVLAYFYPLTREVHEEILLKLHERKTRPS; translated from the coding sequence ATGACACCTTCTTTTCCGTCTGCTGAACCGCCGGCTACTTTGCCATCTGAAAAGTTGAATCTGAAAACTAAGCTGGCTTTTGGTGCCGGTGATATGGGTTCGGCAATTACTGCAAATATTTTGATTTTTTATTTGTCGCCTTTTTTAACCGATGTGGCAGGTTTGACGCCCAGTTTGGCCGGTTTGACGCAATTGGTAGGGAAATTTTGGGATGCCATAAATGACCCCATTGTAGGCGTGATGAGTGACCGCACCTCTACTCGCTGGGGACGCCGGTATCCTTGGATGATTTTTGGGGCTATTCCGTTTGGTTTGTTCTTTTTTCTCCAGTGGATTGTTCCTTCTTTTAATCAGTGGGGTTTGTTTTGGTATTACACGATTATTTCGATTTTATTTAACTCTTTTTACACGGTCGTTAATGTTCCTTATACGGCTCTTACTCCTGAGTTAACTCAAGACTATAATGAGCGGACAAGTTTAAATAGTTTCCGATTTCTGTTTTCGATTGGCGGTAGTATTCTCTCAGCAATTTTTGCTTTTTTTATTTTCCAAAAAGTTGCTGATAAAGGGGCAGCTTATTTGATTTTGGGAGGAGTTTGTACTGTTCTTTCTGTTGTTCCTTTATATTTATGCGTTTGGGGAACTAGCGCTCGTGCTAAAGAGGTTGCTCAGGCGCATCCAGAAGAAGATCAGCCAGTTTCTTTGCCGATTCTTGAACAAGTTAAAATTGTTTTGGCAAATCGCCCTTTTTTATATGTAGTGGGCATTTATCTTTTTTCTTGGTTGAGTGTTCAGTTAACAGCGGCAATTATTCCCTATTTTGTTGTTAGCTATATGCGCTTACCAGATTCGATGGTTGCTTTGGTTATTTTGGCAGTTCAAGGTACGGCGTTGGGGATGTTGTTTGTTTGGAGTGCTATTAGTAAACGCCTCGGAAAAAAGGCGGTTTATTTTATGGGGATGGGGTTGTGGATTATTGCTCAGGCAGGTTTGTATTTTTTGCGGCCTGAACAAGTAGTTTTAATGTTTGTTTTGGCTATTATGGCAGGGTTTGGGGTTTCTGTGGCTTATTTAGTGCCTTGGTCAATGTTGCCTGATGTTATAGAGTTGGATGAACTTCAAACCGGCCAGCGTCGAGAAGGCATTTTTTACAGTTTTATTATGTTTTTGCAGAAGATTTGTTTGGGAATTGCCGTTAATTTGGTTTTGCAAAGTTTGGAGTGGGCCGGCTATATTCAACCGACAAAAGATGTGCCTGTGCCGGTGCAACCTCCGGCGGTTTTAGATGCAATTCGTCTTTCCATTGGGCCGGTGCCAACTGTGGCTTTAATTCTGGGCATAGTTTTGGCCTATTTTTATCCCCTTACCCGCGAAGTGCATGAGGAAATTTTGCTTAAATTACATGAGCGAAAAACTCGCCCAAGTTAA
- a CDS encoding phosphoribosyltransferase → MADLFISWPDYHHSIEQLAAKIYQSQWQFNQIVCIARGGLRVGDILSRIYDLPLAILSASSYSGAGGQIRGEITIANHLSMTTANLGSRVLLVDDLVDSGVSLQQSLKWLKSHYAEEIEDIRSAVLWYKACSIIAPDYYVDYLPENPWIHQPFEQYEKIKPEELVISH, encoded by the coding sequence ATGGCAGACCTCTTTATTTCCTGGCCCGATTACCATCACAGCATAGAACAACTTGCTGCTAAAATTTATCAATCTCAATGGCAATTTAACCAAATTGTCTGTATCGCCAGAGGCGGTTTACGGGTGGGAGACATTCTTTCTCGCATTTATGACCTGCCCCTAGCGATTTTATCAGCCTCCTCATATAGTGGTGCCGGCGGTCAAATTCGCGGCGAAATTACCATTGCAAATCACCTTTCTATGACTACTGCTAACCTGGGTAGTCGTGTTTTATTAGTTGATGATTTGGTAGATTCGGGAGTTTCTTTGCAGCAAAGCCTTAAATGGTTAAAATCCCATTATGCAGAAGAAATTGAAGATATACGCAGTGCTGTTTTGTGGTATAAAGCTTGCTCAATTATTGCCCCCGATTACTATGTTGACTATCTCCCAGAAAATCCCTGGATTCATCAACCTTTTGAGCAGTATGAAAAAATTAAACCAGAAGAGTTAGTTATTAGTCATTAG